In Calonectris borealis chromosome 29, bCalBor7.hap1.2, whole genome shotgun sequence, one genomic interval encodes:
- the PRUNE1 gene encoding exopolyphosphatase PRUNE1 isoform X3 — MERFVEGNRAALQDHVRRHREVHVVMGNEACDLDSTVSALALAHFLAKTSPAPKAAFIPVLNIPRADFALRTETTFLLREQGIPAAALIFRDEIDLGGLHRAGLLSLTLVDHHVLPGADAALEEAVVEVLDHRPLERDRAPGCQVTAEPVGSCATLVTERIAQGPPGVLDRPTAALLHGTILLDCVNLSPAAGKVTPRDVACVSLLEARFPELPARDAVFEALQAAKFDVSGLTTEQMLRKDLKVLSGDELLLAVSAIYVDLETFLRRPGLLQDLDAFCQARGYAGLVAMMISFNEHNEPSRQLAVYSRRETLQSAVCRALEEATAPSLQLQPLPSPWSCVGAYAQGNALASRKKVLPILRAALGGPGAAGGPEEEVVPPPTPMNSLVEECPLAQAVPPLCPQDVLERVSRIAAGQPPGSPK, encoded by the exons ATGGAGCGGTTCGTGGAGGGGAACCGGGCGGCTCTGCAG GATCACGTCCGGCGTCACCGGGAGGTCCACGTGGTGATGGGCAACGAGGCCTGTGACCTGGACTCCACCGTCTCGGCACTGGCCCTGGCTCATTTCCTGGCGAAG ACCTCCCCAGCGCCCAAAGCCGCCTTCATCCCGGTGCTGAACATCCCTCGCGCCGACTTCGCCCTCCGGACGGAGACGACGTTCCTGCTGCGGGAGCAGGgcatccccgccgccgccctcatCTTTCGGGACGAGATCGACCTGGGGGGGCTGCACCGCGCCGGGCTGCTCTCCCTGACGCTGGTCGATCACCACGTCCTGCCTGG CGCCGACGCAGCCCTGGAAGAGGCCGTGGTGGAGGTCCTCGATCACCGGCCGTTGGAACGGGACCGAGCTCCCGGCTGCCAGGTGACAGCAGAGCCGGTGGGCTCCTGCGCCACGCTGGTGACGGAGCGGATCGCCCAAGGTCCCCCGGGCGTGCTGGACAGACCCACGGCCGCGCTGCTGCACG GCACCATCCTCCTGGACTGCGTCAACCTGAGCCCGGCGGCCGGCAAAGTGACGCCCAGGGACGTGGCGTGCGTCTCCCTGCTCGAGGCGAGGTTCCCCGAGCTGCCGGCCCGCGACGCTGTCTTCGAAGCCCTGCAAGCGGCCAAGTTTGACGTCTCGG GGCTGACGACGGAGCAGATGCTGCGGAAGGACCTCAAAGTCCTCTCCGGCGACGAGCTGCTCCTCGCCGTCAGCGCCATTTACGTGGACCTGGAG ACCTTCCTGCGCCGGCCCGGCTTGCTGCAGGACCTGGATGCTTTCTGCCAAGCTCGGGGCTACGCGGGGCTGGTGGCCATGATGATCTCTTTTAACGAGCACAACGAGCCCTCCCGGCAGCTCGCGGTCTACAGCCGGCGCGAGACCCTCCAGAGCGCG GTGTGCCGGGCGCTGGAGGAGGCGACGGCGCCgtccctgcagctccagcccctcCCGAGCCCCTGGTCCTGCGTGGGCGCCTACGCCCAGGGCAACGCTTTGGCATCGCGGAAGAAGGTCCTGCCCATCCTgcgggcagccctgggggggccgggcgctgccggggggccggaggaggaggtggtCCCGCCGCCCACCCCGATGAACAGCCTGGTGGAGGAATGCCCGCTGGCACAGGCCGTgccccccctctgtccccaggacGTCCTGGAGCGGGTCAGCCGCATcgccgccgggcagccccccggctccccaAAATAA
- the PRUNE1 gene encoding exopolyphosphatase PRUNE1 isoform X2, translating into MERFVEGNRAALQDHVRRHREVHVVMGNEACDLDSTVSALALAHFLAKTSPAPKAAFIPVLNIPRADFALRTETTFLLREQGIPAAALIFRDEIDLGGLHRAGLLSLTLVDHHVLPGADAALEEAVVEVLDHRPLERDRAPGCQVTAEPVGSCATLVTERIAQGPPGVLDRPTAALLHGTILLDCVNLSPAAGKVTPRDVACVSLLEARFPELPARDAVFEALQAAKFDVSGLTTEQMLRKDLKVLSGDELLLAVSAIYVDLETFLRRPGLLQDLDAFCQARGYAGLVAMMISFNEHNEPSRQLAVYSRRETLQSAPPRSLPCRCAGRWRRRRRRPCSSSPSRAPGPAWAPTPRATLWHRGRRSCPSCGQPWGGRALPGGRRRRWSRRPPR; encoded by the exons ATGGAGCGGTTCGTGGAGGGGAACCGGGCGGCTCTGCAG GATCACGTCCGGCGTCACCGGGAGGTCCACGTGGTGATGGGCAACGAGGCCTGTGACCTGGACTCCACCGTCTCGGCACTGGCCCTGGCTCATTTCCTGGCGAAG ACCTCCCCAGCGCCCAAAGCCGCCTTCATCCCGGTGCTGAACATCCCTCGCGCCGACTTCGCCCTCCGGACGGAGACGACGTTCCTGCTGCGGGAGCAGGgcatccccgccgccgccctcatCTTTCGGGACGAGATCGACCTGGGGGGGCTGCACCGCGCCGGGCTGCTCTCCCTGACGCTGGTCGATCACCACGTCCTGCCTGG CGCCGACGCAGCCCTGGAAGAGGCCGTGGTGGAGGTCCTCGATCACCGGCCGTTGGAACGGGACCGAGCTCCCGGCTGCCAGGTGACAGCAGAGCCGGTGGGCTCCTGCGCCACGCTGGTGACGGAGCGGATCGCCCAAGGTCCCCCGGGCGTGCTGGACAGACCCACGGCCGCGCTGCTGCACG GCACCATCCTCCTGGACTGCGTCAACCTGAGCCCGGCGGCCGGCAAAGTGACGCCCAGGGACGTGGCGTGCGTCTCCCTGCTCGAGGCGAGGTTCCCCGAGCTGCCGGCCCGCGACGCTGTCTTCGAAGCCCTGCAAGCGGCCAAGTTTGACGTCTCGG GGCTGACGACGGAGCAGATGCTGCGGAAGGACCTCAAAGTCCTCTCCGGCGACGAGCTGCTCCTCGCCGTCAGCGCCATTTACGTGGACCTGGAG ACCTTCCTGCGCCGGCCCGGCTTGCTGCAGGACCTGGATGCTTTCTGCCAAGCTCGGGGCTACGCGGGGCTGGTGGCCATGATGATCTCTTTTAACGAGCACAACGAGCCCTCCCGGCAGCTCGCGGTCTACAGCCGGCGCGAGACCCTCCAGAGCGCG ccgcCGCGCTCCCTCCCTTGCAGGTGTGCCGGGCGCTGGAGGAGGCGACGGCGCCgtccctgcagctccagcccctcCCGAGCCCCTGGTCCTGCGTGGGCGCCTACGCCCAGGGCAACGCTTTGGCATCGCGGAAGAAGGTCCTGCCCATCCTgcgggcagccctgggggggccgggcgctgccggggggccggaggaggaggtggtCCCGCCGCCCACCCCGATGA
- the PRUNE1 gene encoding exopolyphosphatase PRUNE1 isoform X1, which yields MGNEACDLDSTVSALALAHFLAKTSPAPKAAFIPVLNIPRADFALRTETTFLLREQGIPAAALIFRDEIDLGGLHRAGLLSLTLVDHHVLPGADAALEEAVVEVLDHRPLERDRAPGCQVTAEPVGSCATLVTERIAQGPPGVLDRPTAALLHGTILLDCVNLSPAAGKVTPRDVACVSLLEARFPELPARDAVFEALQAAKFDVSGLTTEQMLRKDLKVLSGDELLLAVSAIYVDLETFLRRPGLLQDLDAFCQARGYAGLVAMMISFNEHNEPSRQLAVYSRRETLQSAVCRALEEATAPSLQLQPLPSPWSCVGAYAQGNALASRKKVLPILRAALGGPGAAGGPEEEVVPPPTPMNSLVEECPLAQAVPPLCPQDVLERVSRIAAGQPPGSPK from the exons ATGGGCAACGAGGCCTGTGACCTGGACTCCACCGTCTCGGCACTGGCCCTGGCTCATTTCCTGGCGAAG ACCTCCCCAGCGCCCAAAGCCGCCTTCATCCCGGTGCTGAACATCCCTCGCGCCGACTTCGCCCTCCGGACGGAGACGACGTTCCTGCTGCGGGAGCAGGgcatccccgccgccgccctcatCTTTCGGGACGAGATCGACCTGGGGGGGCTGCACCGCGCCGGGCTGCTCTCCCTGACGCTGGTCGATCACCACGTCCTGCCTGG CGCCGACGCAGCCCTGGAAGAGGCCGTGGTGGAGGTCCTCGATCACCGGCCGTTGGAACGGGACCGAGCTCCCGGCTGCCAGGTGACAGCAGAGCCGGTGGGCTCCTGCGCCACGCTGGTGACGGAGCGGATCGCCCAAGGTCCCCCGGGCGTGCTGGACAGACCCACGGCCGCGCTGCTGCACG GCACCATCCTCCTGGACTGCGTCAACCTGAGCCCGGCGGCCGGCAAAGTGACGCCCAGGGACGTGGCGTGCGTCTCCCTGCTCGAGGCGAGGTTCCCCGAGCTGCCGGCCCGCGACGCTGTCTTCGAAGCCCTGCAAGCGGCCAAGTTTGACGTCTCGG GGCTGACGACGGAGCAGATGCTGCGGAAGGACCTCAAAGTCCTCTCCGGCGACGAGCTGCTCCTCGCCGTCAGCGCCATTTACGTGGACCTGGAG ACCTTCCTGCGCCGGCCCGGCTTGCTGCAGGACCTGGATGCTTTCTGCCAAGCTCGGGGCTACGCGGGGCTGGTGGCCATGATGATCTCTTTTAACGAGCACAACGAGCCCTCCCGGCAGCTCGCGGTCTACAGCCGGCGCGAGACCCTCCAGAGCGCG GTGTGCCGGGCGCTGGAGGAGGCGACGGCGCCgtccctgcagctccagcccctcCCGAGCCCCTGGTCCTGCGTGGGCGCCTACGCCCAGGGCAACGCTTTGGCATCGCGGAAGAAGGTCCTGCCCATCCTgcgggcagccctgggggggccgggcgctgccggggggccggaggaggaggtggtCCCGCCGCCCACCCCGATGAACAGCCTGGTGGAGGAATGCCCGCTGGCACAGGCCGTgccccccctctgtccccaggacGTCCTGGAGCGGGTCAGCCGCATcgccgccgggcagccccccggctccccaAAATAA
- the BNIPL gene encoding bcl-2/adenovirus E1B 19 kDa-interacting protein 2-like protein isoform X2, which translates to MSEPRGSWSPSWGRRLSLQVARMAAVTATGDDLDLRQEWQDEDFPGPLPEGCPGAGGAPRRMRRRLPAPERTESAERSPDASIDLDLDALETPSGSDGFEWEEGLPHAWGFAEGAGSRRGPETKDERPEESVDLSAVEPYGRVLSHGGYHGEGFGAILLFAACHLPDSGIPRYGYVMENLLRYIVGTLERTVADRYVLVCLSGAAAWAQIPPFGWMKRCYRAMDQRLRKSLQAVIIVHPTWYIKALVTLSRPFLSPTFSSKVRFAASLRELSRLVPVEPRHVPEPVRRLEPSWDGSRDATR; encoded by the exons ATGTCAGAGCCCCGGGGGAGCTGGTCCCCGAGCTGGGGCCGGCGTCTCTCCCTGCAGGTGGCAAGGATGGCCGCGGTGACGGCCACCGGGGATGACCTGGACCTGCGCCAGGAGTGGCAGGACGAGGACTTCCCCGG GCCGCTGCCGGAGGGGTGcccgggggccgggggtgccccccGGCGCATGCGGAGGCGGCTGCCGGCGCCGGAGCGGACCGAGAGCGCCGAGCGCTCACCCGACGCCAGCATCGACCTCGACCTGGACGCGCTGGAGACGCCCTCGGGCAGCGACGGCTTCGAGTGGGAGG AGGGGCTGCCGCACGCCTGGGGCTTCGCCGAGGGGGCCGGCAGCCGGCGGGGGCCGGAGACGAAGGACGAGCGGCCGGAGGAGAGCGTGGATCTGAGCGCGGTGGAGCCCTACGGCCGGGTCCTCTCCCATGGGG GGTACCACGGCGAGGGCTTCGGGGCCATCCTGCTCTTCGCCGCCTGCCACCTCCCGGACAGCGGCATCCCCCGGTACGGCTACGTGATGGAGAACCTGCTCAG GTACATCGTGGGCACCCTGGAGAGGACGGTGGCCGACCGCTACGTCCTGGTGTGCCTGAGTGGGGCGGCAGCCTGGGCGCAGATCCCCCCCTTCGGCTGGATGAAACGGTGCTACCGGGCTATGGATCAGCG GCTCCGGAAGAGCCTCCAGGCTGTGATCATCGTCCACCCCACCTGGTACATCAAGGCACTCGTGACGCTCTCCCGGCCCTTTCTCAG ccccaccttcAGCAGCAAGGTCCGGTTCGCCGCCAGCCTGCGGGAGCTCTCCCGGCTCGTCCCCGTGGAGCCGCGGCACGTCCCCGAGCCCGTCCGGCG GCTGGAGCCGAGCTGGGACGGCAGCCGGGATGCGACGCGGTGA
- the BNIPL gene encoding bcl-2/adenovirus E1B 19 kDa-interacting protein 2-like protein isoform X3, with the protein MAAVTATGDDLDLRQEWQDEDFPGPLPEGCPGAGGAPRRMRRRLPAPERTESAERSPDASIDLDLDALETPSGSDGFEWEEGLPHAWGFAEGAGSRRGPETKDERPEESVDLSAVEPYGRVLSHGGYHGEGFGAILLFAACHLPDSGIPRYGYVMENLLRYIVGTLERTVADRYVLVCLSGAAAWAQIPPFGWMKRCYRAMDQRLRKSLQAVIIVHPTWYIKALVTLSRPFLSPTFSSKVRFAASLRELSRLVPVEPRHVPEPVRRLEPSWDGSRDATR; encoded by the exons ATGGCCGCGGTGACGGCCACCGGGGATGACCTGGACCTGCGCCAGGAGTGGCAGGACGAGGACTTCCCCGG GCCGCTGCCGGAGGGGTGcccgggggccgggggtgccccccGGCGCATGCGGAGGCGGCTGCCGGCGCCGGAGCGGACCGAGAGCGCCGAGCGCTCACCCGACGCCAGCATCGACCTCGACCTGGACGCGCTGGAGACGCCCTCGGGCAGCGACGGCTTCGAGTGGGAGG AGGGGCTGCCGCACGCCTGGGGCTTCGCCGAGGGGGCCGGCAGCCGGCGGGGGCCGGAGACGAAGGACGAGCGGCCGGAGGAGAGCGTGGATCTGAGCGCGGTGGAGCCCTACGGCCGGGTCCTCTCCCATGGGG GGTACCACGGCGAGGGCTTCGGGGCCATCCTGCTCTTCGCCGCCTGCCACCTCCCGGACAGCGGCATCCCCCGGTACGGCTACGTGATGGAGAACCTGCTCAG GTACATCGTGGGCACCCTGGAGAGGACGGTGGCCGACCGCTACGTCCTGGTGTGCCTGAGTGGGGCGGCAGCCTGGGCGCAGATCCCCCCCTTCGGCTGGATGAAACGGTGCTACCGGGCTATGGATCAGCG GCTCCGGAAGAGCCTCCAGGCTGTGATCATCGTCCACCCCACCTGGTACATCAAGGCACTCGTGACGCTCTCCCGGCCCTTTCTCAG ccccaccttcAGCAGCAAGGTCCGGTTCGCCGCCAGCCTGCGGGAGCTCTCCCGGCTCGTCCCCGTGGAGCCGCGGCACGTCCCCGAGCCCGTCCGGCG GCTGGAGCCGAGCTGGGACGGCAGCCGGGATGCGACGCGGTGA
- the BNIPL gene encoding bcl-2/adenovirus E1B 19 kDa-interacting protein 2-like protein isoform X1, giving the protein MAAVTATGDDLDLRQEWQDEDFPGPLPEGCPGAGGAPRRMRRRLPAPERTESAERSPDASIDLDLDALETPSGSDGFEWEEGLPHAWGFAEGAGSRRGPETKDERPEESVDLSAVEPYGRVLSHGGNAGMGARGGTPGSPPPARWVRGGRGDDRRWLCHPLLRPGYHGEGFGAILLFAACHLPDSGIPRYGYVMENLLRYIVGTLERTVADRYVLVCLSGAAAWAQIPPFGWMKRCYRAMDQRLRKSLQAVIIVHPTWYIKALVTLSRPFLSPTFSSKVRFAASLRELSRLVPVEPRHVPEPVRRLEPSWDGSRDATR; this is encoded by the exons ATGGCCGCGGTGACGGCCACCGGGGATGACCTGGACCTGCGCCAGGAGTGGCAGGACGAGGACTTCCCCGG GCCGCTGCCGGAGGGGTGcccgggggccgggggtgccccccGGCGCATGCGGAGGCGGCTGCCGGCGCCGGAGCGGACCGAGAGCGCCGAGCGCTCACCCGACGCCAGCATCGACCTCGACCTGGACGCGCTGGAGACGCCCTCGGGCAGCGACGGCTTCGAGTGGGAGG AGGGGCTGCCGCACGCCTGGGGCTTCGCCGAGGGGGCCGGCAGCCGGCGGGGGCCGGAGACGAAGGACGAGCGGCCGGAGGAGAGCGTGGATCTGAGCGCGGTGGAGCCCTACGGCCGGGTCCTCTCCCATGGGGGTAACGCGGGGATGGGCGCCCGGGGtgggacccctgggtcccctcccccaGCCCGCTGGGtccgggggggacggggggacgacAGGCGCTGGCTGTGCCACCCTCTGCTCCGGCCAGGGTACCACGGCGAGGGCTTCGGGGCCATCCTGCTCTTCGCCGCCTGCCACCTCCCGGACAGCGGCATCCCCCGGTACGGCTACGTGATGGAGAACCTGCTCAG GTACATCGTGGGCACCCTGGAGAGGACGGTGGCCGACCGCTACGTCCTGGTGTGCCTGAGTGGGGCGGCAGCCTGGGCGCAGATCCCCCCCTTCGGCTGGATGAAACGGTGCTACCGGGCTATGGATCAGCG GCTCCGGAAGAGCCTCCAGGCTGTGATCATCGTCCACCCCACCTGGTACATCAAGGCACTCGTGACGCTCTCCCGGCCCTTTCTCAG ccccaccttcAGCAGCAAGGTCCGGTTCGCCGCCAGCCTGCGGGAGCTCTCCCGGCTCGTCCCCGTGGAGCCGCGGCACGTCCCCGAGCCCGTCCGGCG GCTGGAGCCGAGCTGGGACGGCAGCCGGGATGCGACGCGGTGA
- the CDC42SE1 gene encoding CDC42 small effector protein 1, with product MSDFWHKLGCCVVEKPQPKKRRRRIDRSMIGEPMNFVHLTHIGSGDMAAGEGLPMTGAVQEMRSKGGRERQWSSSRVL from the exons ATGAGCGACTTCTGGCACAAGCTGGGCTGCTGCGTCGTGGAGAAGCCACAGCCC aagaagagaaggagacgGATCGACCGCTCCATGATCGGGGAGCCCATGAACTTCGTCCACCTGACGCACATCGGCTCTGGCGACATGGCCGCGGGAGAAGGCCTGCCCATG ACCGGTGCCGTCCAGGAGATGAGGTCCAAGGGCGGTCGGGAGCGACAGTGGAGCAGCTCCCGGGTTTTGTAG